Proteins encoded together in one Formosa sp. Hel3_A1_48 window:
- the hisB gene encoding bifunctional histidinol-phosphatase/imidazoleglycerol-phosphate dehydratase HisB — MKNVLFIDRDGTLIKEPEDNQIDAFEKLEFYPEVFTYLKKIATELDYELVLVTNQDGLGTVSHPEEHFWPVHNFMIKCFENEGIVFADEHIDRTFADDNAPTRKPRTGLLTSYFSDDYDLKNSFVIGDRLTDVELAKNLGAKGIYINDQTFLGTNEVSSTKEALAPYIGLETNTWSEIYEFLKLSNRSGNISRKTNETDISIALNLDGTGKSNIDTGLAFFDHMLDQIARHGQMDLDIKVSGDLEVDEHHTIEDTAIALGTLFNKTLGNKLGIERYGFCLPMDDCLAQVAIDFGGRNWLVWEAEFKREYIGKMPTEMFMHFFKSFTDGAKCNLNIQANGTNEHHKIEAIFKAFAKSIKMAVKRDVHKMILPSTKGML, encoded by the coding sequence ATGAAAAATGTACTATTTATTGATCGTGACGGAACACTCATCAAAGAACCAGAGGACAACCAAATTGATGCCTTTGAAAAACTTGAATTTTACCCCGAAGTGTTCACTTACCTAAAAAAGATTGCAACTGAACTGGATTATGAATTGGTTTTGGTGACCAATCAAGATGGTTTGGGAACGGTATCACATCCAGAAGAACACTTTTGGCCAGTACACAATTTTATGATTAAATGTTTTGAAAATGAAGGTATTGTCTTTGCCGATGAACACATCGATAGAACTTTTGCAGACGATAATGCACCAACACGAAAACCACGCACTGGTCTATTGACATCTTATTTTTCCGACGATTATGATTTAAAAAACTCATTTGTTATTGGTGATCGTCTTACCGATGTTGAGTTAGCCAAAAACTTAGGTGCAAAAGGAATTTACATCAATGATCAGACATTTTTGGGGACGAATGAAGTCAGTAGCACAAAAGAGGCCCTGGCCCCTTATATTGGTCTTGAAACAAACACTTGGTCGGAAATTTATGAGTTCTTAAAGTTGTCCAACCGATCTGGGAATATCAGTCGAAAAACTAATGAAACAGATATATCGATCGCATTAAATCTTGATGGAACAGGCAAAAGTAATATAGACACTGGCTTGGCATTCTTCGATCATATGCTGGATCAAATTGCACGTCACGGTCAGATGGATTTAGACATCAAAGTTAGTGGCGATTTAGAAGTTGACGAACACCACACTATTGAAGATACTGCTATAGCTTTAGGAACATTATTTAATAAAACATTAGGAAATAAGCTAGGAATAGAACGTTATGGTTTTTGTTTGCCCATGGACGATTGTTTAGCGCAAGTGGCTATTGATTTCGGAGGGCGTAACTGGTTAGTTTGGGAGGCAGAATTTAAAAGAGAATACATTGGTAAAATGCCAACAGAAATGTTTATGCACTTTTTCAAATCTTTTACTGATGGTGCAAAATGCAATCTCAACATACAAGCAAATGGTACAAACGAACACCACAAAATTGAGGCTATTTTTAAAGCCTTTGCAAAATCTATAAAAATGGCTGTAAAGCGCGATGTGCATAAAATGATTCTTCCATCAACAAAAGGGATGCTGTAA
- the hisH gene encoding imidazole glycerol phosphate synthase subunit HisH — translation MKVTILDYGAGNIQSVQFALARLGIDALLSNDKELILTSDKIIFPGVGHATQAMKQLNAAGLTDLIPELKQDVLGICLGMQLLCKHSEEGDTMGLGVFDAEIKRFSNSVKVPHMGWNTIDNLKSDLFKGINTGAYMYSVHSYYAPLTKQSIAKTSYELPFSAALHHKNFYGVQFHPEKSSVDGTQVLTNFLNL, via the coding sequence ATGAAAGTAACAATTCTAGATTACGGCGCTGGAAATATTCAAAGTGTACAATTTGCCTTGGCACGTCTAGGTATTGATGCTTTGCTTTCAAATGATAAAGAACTTATTTTAACTTCAGATAAAATTATTTTTCCCGGCGTTGGTCACGCCACTCAAGCAATGAAACAACTAAACGCAGCAGGATTGACAGATCTTATTCCGGAGCTTAAACAAGATGTCTTGGGGATTTGCTTGGGGATGCAGTTGTTGTGTAAACACAGCGAAGAAGGGGATACAATGGGCTTAGGAGTTTTTGATGCTGAAATCAAACGCTTTAGCAATTCTGTTAAAGTCCCACACATGGGATGGAATACTATCGATAACCTTAAATCAGATTTATTCAAAGGGATTAATACCGGGGCTTATATGTATTCGGTTCATAGTTATTATGCACCTCTAACAAAGCAAAGTATAGCCAAAACGTCTTACGAACTGCCTTTTTCAGCAGCTTTACACCATAAAAACTTTTATGGGGTACAATTTCATCCAGAAAAAAGTAGCGTCGACGGAACTCAAGTGCTCACAAATTTTTTAAATCTTTAA
- the hisA gene encoding 1-(5-phosphoribosyl)-5-[(5-phosphoribosylamino)methylideneamino]imidazole-4-carboxamide isomerase codes for MKIIPAIDLIDGQCVRLTKGDYATKKVYNSNPVEVAKQFEGSGIKYLHLVDLDGAKAQHIVNYKVLEEISHKTQLHIDFGGGLKTDEDLRIAFESGADQVTGGSIAVKDPPKFENWLSKYGAERIILGADCIRRKIAVHGWQEESDMEVVSFIDAYVQKGVRNVVCTDISKDGMLQGPSFELYTEILNKTPLINLIASGGVSRYEELPKLADLGCSAVIIGKAIYEGKITLKQLESFQ; via the coding sequence ATGAAAATTATTCCAGCAATTGATCTTATAGACGGGCAATGCGTGCGGCTCACTAAGGGCGATTATGCCACAAAAAAAGTATATAATTCGAACCCTGTTGAGGTTGCCAAACAATTTGAAGGTTCAGGGATTAAGTATTTACACCTAGTAGATTTAGATGGGGCAAAGGCACAACATATTGTAAATTATAAAGTGCTGGAAGAAATAAGTCATAAAACACAATTACATATTGATTTTGGTGGAGGATTAAAAACAGATGAGGATTTGCGGATTGCTTTTGAATCAGGTGCTGATCAGGTTACTGGTGGGAGTATAGCGGTGAAAGATCCGCCTAAATTTGAAAATTGGCTTTCAAAATATGGTGCCGAGCGCATTATTTTAGGTGCCGACTGTATACGGCGAAAAATAGCGGTTCACGGATGGCAAGAGGAAAGTGACATGGAAGTTGTTTCGTTTATTGATGCCTATGTTCAAAAAGGGGTTCGTAATGTTGTCTGTACCGATATCTCAAAAGACGGAATGCTGCAAGGGCCATCTTTTGAACTCTATACAGAAATTTTAAACAAAACCCCCCTGATTAACCTTATTGCATCTGGAGGTGTTTCAAGATACGAAGAACTGCCTAAATTGGCTGATTTAGGGTGTTCAGCTGTTATCATTGGTAAAGCAATTTACGAAGGTAAAATTACGTTAAAACAACTCGAATCATTTCAATAA
- the hisF gene encoding imidazole glycerol phosphate synthase subunit HisF — MLTKRIIPCLDIKNGRTVKGVNFVNLRDAGDPVALAKQYAAQGADELVFLDIAATLESRTTTHDMVREVARQIDIPFTVGGGVRSVEDAEKLLKSGADKIAVNSSAIKRPVLIKELAQAFGNQCIVVAIDAKKLNDQWMVYLAGGTIPTDLKLFDWAKTAESLGAGEILFTSMNHDGVKTGFATKALKTLSTSLNIPIIASGGAGLKNHFVDVFKADAADAALAASVFHFGEISITDLKKELKEHNISIRL; from the coding sequence ATGCTTACAAAACGAATCATACCTTGTTTAGATATTAAAAATGGCCGTACAGTCAAAGGGGTTAATTTTGTTAATCTCAGAGATGCTGGTGATCCAGTAGCCTTGGCCAAGCAATATGCAGCGCAAGGGGCTGACGAATTGGTTTTTTTAGATATTGCAGCAACTTTAGAATCACGAACAACTACCCATGACATGGTTCGTGAAGTTGCGCGGCAGATTGATATACCCTTTACAGTTGGCGGTGGAGTAAGAAGCGTTGAAGATGCTGAAAAACTTTTAAAATCTGGCGCTGATAAAATCGCGGTAAATTCTTCAGCTATAAAACGACCAGTACTCATTAAAGAATTAGCACAGGCCTTTGGAAATCAATGTATTGTAGTGGCTATAGATGCAAAAAAATTGAACGATCAATGGATGGTGTATTTGGCAGGAGGTACTATCCCAACAGATTTAAAACTATTTGATTGGGCCAAAACAGCTGAATCCCTGGGAGCAGGTGAAATTCTTTTTACATCAATGAATCACGATGGAGTCAAAACAGGCTTTGCAACCAAAGCACTAAAAACACTGTCAACTTCTTTAAATATACCAATAATTGCGTCTGGTGGTGCAGGACTAAAAAATCATTTCGTAGATGTATTTAAAGCTGATGCAGCTGATGCTGCATTGGCAGCTAGTGTATTTCATTTTGGTGAAATTTCAATAACTGATCTAAAAAAAGAATTAAAAGAACATAACATTTCAATAAGATTATAA
- the hisIE gene encoding bifunctional phosphoribosyl-AMP cyclohydrolase/phosphoribosyl-ATP diphosphatase HisIE — MEIKFNTQGLVPAIVQDEHTKTVLMLGYMNQEAVSKTLETKRVTFYSRSKQRLWTKGEESGHFLEFISMKSDCDHDALLVKALPKGPICHKGTDNCWGEENFTNLSFLNFLEDLIDQRKNESKSVDSYVAGLFEKGINKIAQKVGEEAVEVVIEAKDTNEDLFLAESADLLFHFMILLKAKGFQLNDVVKVLKSRH; from the coding sequence ATGGAAATAAAATTTAACACTCAAGGATTAGTTCCGGCAATTGTTCAAGATGAACACACCAAAACAGTCTTAATGCTGGGGTACATGAATCAAGAAGCTGTTTCTAAAACATTAGAAACCAAAAGAGTAACTTTTTATAGCCGCAGCAAACAACGCCTGTGGACAAAAGGGGAGGAGAGTGGTCATTTTTTAGAATTCATTTCGATGAAATCCGATTGTGATCATGATGCACTGTTGGTAAAGGCATTGCCTAAAGGCCCTATTTGCCATAAAGGGACGGATAACTGTTGGGGTGAAGAAAATTTTACTAACCTCTCTTTTTTGAATTTTCTGGAGGATTTAATCGATCAACGCAAAAACGAAAGTAAATCTGTTGATTCGTATGTTGCTGGGTTATTTGAAAAGGGAATCAACAAAATTGCTCAAAAAGTAGGAGAGGAGGCTGTAGAAGTCGTTATTGAAGCAAAAGACACTAATGAGGATTTGTTTTTGGCAGAAAGTGCCGATTTGTTGTTTCACTTCATGATTTTACTTAAAGCAAAAGGTTTTCAACTTAATGATGTGGTAAAGGTGCTTAAATCAAGACACTAA
- a CDS encoding pseudouridine synthase: protein MFQKRFYYLVRFQFLGYRFHGWQKQPNTKTLHLMIDRTLKYVLKDQYFKTLAASRTDAKVSAEEAAFELFLKDKPLDDLELFMAEFNANLPQDIRALSIDEVTSDFNIIQDSKYKEYHYIFSQGEKCHPFCAPIMTTILEPLNISMMIKGAALFKGKHNFKSYCYKATDKGLYERELLCCELLENKLYTANFFPEKSYILRVIGKGFGRHQIRLMMGALIKLGRGEVDLEYITKSLTKEFEGNIDYIAPASGLILHKINF, encoded by the coding sequence ATGTTTCAAAAGCGCTTTTACTACCTAGTCAGATTTCAATTTTTGGGCTATCGTTTTCATGGGTGGCAAAAACAACCAAATACCAAAACTCTGCACCTGATGATTGACCGAACATTGAAGTATGTTCTTAAAGATCAATATTTTAAAACCTTAGCCGCCAGTCGAACAGATGCTAAAGTTTCTGCAGAAGAAGCCGCTTTTGAACTCTTTCTTAAAGATAAGCCTCTAGATGATTTAGAATTATTTATGGCAGAATTTAATGCAAATTTGCCTCAAGACATAAGAGCGCTATCTATCGATGAAGTTACATCTGACTTTAACATCATTCAAGATTCAAAATACAAGGAGTATCATTATATTTTTTCTCAAGGGGAGAAGTGCCATCCATTTTGTGCCCCCATAATGACTACAATTTTGGAACCTTTAAATATTTCAATGATGATTAAAGGCGCAGCTCTTTTTAAAGGGAAGCACAATTTTAAATCCTACTGCTACAAGGCCACTGATAAAGGATTGTATGAACGCGAGTTGCTGTGCTGTGAGCTTTTGGAAAATAAGCTCTACACCGCAAATTTTTTTCCCGAAAAGAGCTATATCTTGCGCGTAATAGGTAAGGGGTTTGGACGACACCAAATTCGCTTGATGATGGGGGCTTTGATTAAACTTGGTCGGGGTGAAGTAGATTTAGAGTACATAACCAAAAGCTTAACAAAAGAGTTTGAGGGTAATATTGATTACATTGCGCCTGCATCAGGGCTTATTTTACACAAAATAAATTTTTAA